The Verrucomicrobiota bacterium genomic interval CAGGCGCTAGCGCTCGGGCGATGGCGATGCGCTGGCGCTGGCCGCCGGAGAATTCGTGCGGATAACGCCGCATCTGGTTCGGCGGCAAACCGACGGTGGTAAGCAGCTCGGCGATCTTTTGCAGTAACGCCGGTTTCCGCAGCTTGCCCCGCGTCTGAATGGCTTCAGCCAACGCGTCGTAAACCGTCATCCGCGGGTTGAGCGAGGCGTACGGATCCTGAAAAATCATCTGGAAGTTGGGACGCTCGGTCCGTACCTGACGCGGGTTGAGTCCTGAAAGGTTACGCCCTTGCAGGCGAACCGTGCCGCCGGTGTTCCGGATCAACTGCATGACGGTGCGGGCCAGGGTGGATTTGCCGCAACCGGACTCGCCGACCAGCCCGAGGATTTCGCCTTTCTCAAGCTCCAGGTCGATTCCGTCAACCGCCTTTACCATCCCGGCAGCCCGGCGGAAGATGGTTCCGCGAAAGACCGGGAAATACGCTTTCAGCTGGTTGAGTTCGAGAAACCCGCTCATGCTCATGCGCCGGCGGCAACTTTGAGGTTGCTGAG includes:
- a CDS encoding ATP-binding cassette domain-containing protein, which produces MSMSGFLELNQLKAYFPVFRGTIFRRAAGMVKAVDGIDLELEKGEILGLVGESGCGKSTLARTVMQLIRNTGGTVRLQGRNLSGLNPRQVRTERPNFQMIFQDPYASLNPRMTVYDALAEAIQTRGKLRKPALLQKIAELLTTVGLPPNQMRRYPHEFSGGQRQRIAIARALAPEPKLIIADEPVSALDVSIQSQIINLLLRLCRERQLTMIFISHDISVVKYISNRIAVMYLGRLMEIGPAAAVVEAPLHPYTRALVSAVPIPDPVRERARQRIILQGDPPSPLNPPSGCVFHPRCPYVTEACKQVRPALEEKAPRRRAACIRIGEI